In Agrobacterium tumefaciens, one genomic interval encodes:
- a CDS encoding response regulator: protein MNNAHRLPMTVLIVEDDALIRMDVADYLASEQINPVEAVNADEALAILQKRDDIQIVFTDVNMPGAMDGIELARLVRERWPALGIIVASGMVRPQRSTLPDDARFFEKPYDLERLSASMRAMVSI, encoded by the coding sequence TTGAACAATGCACACAGGCTTCCGATGACGGTCTTAATCGTTGAGGACGACGCGCTTATCCGCATGGACGTTGCCGATTATCTTGCCAGCGAGCAGATCAACCCGGTCGAGGCCGTGAACGCTGACGAGGCTCTTGCGATCCTTCAGAAGCGTGACGACATCCAGATTGTGTTTACGGATGTCAACATGCCGGGAGCGATGGACGGGATCGAGCTCGCCCGACTCGTGCGCGAGCGATGGCCCGCTCTCGGTATCATCGTGGCTTCAGGCATGGTTCGTCCACAGCGATCGACGTTGCCGGACGACGCCAGGTTTTTTGAAAAGCCTTATGATCTTGAGAGGCTCAGCGCATCGATGCGTGCGATGGTATCCATTTAG
- a CDS encoding type II toxin-antitoxin system Phd/YefM family antitoxin, with the protein MATTRLTSRELNHNVGRAKKAAEAGPVVIIVRGRPSHVLMTYREFERLTGKHRNLVDSLSMPGLSNIDFDPSRSVIATREVDLS; encoded by the coding sequence ATGGCTACGACTAGATTGACCAGCCGCGAACTGAATCATAATGTTGGCAGAGCGAAAAAAGCTGCTGAGGCAGGGCCTGTCGTCATCATCGTTCGAGGCAGACCTTCGCATGTGTTGATGACGTACCGTGAGTTTGAACGCCTGACAGGTAAGCATCGCAATCTTGTCGACTCGCTTTCAATGCCAGGATTGTCGAATATCGATTTCGATCCGTCTCGGTCGGTCATTGCAACTCGCGAAGTTGATCTCTCTTGA
- a CDS encoding acyl dehydratase yields MNVEVIDKSKQDVGGAPAEGRITDEAVAAARGMIGLQLRPEGPYLQDATPDTLRNWCNGIGDLNPLYREQEYGRNSRYGGQVAHPMFPMAFGWVGRTRWGLPGVHGFYAGNDWELFRHIRPGDRISAIERVVGVEEKESKFSGRLVLQYVEASYSNQRGELVARALGTCTRHERKAARDAGKYKDIVTHEYSGEEFEQIDEAILREEARIRGANVRYWEDVAEGEQLDPIVRGPLSLMDTMGFLVGCGRGHTHGVVFKAAMKHPGHFFRNPEAGGGIEYTGIGHHRESTAKEVGVPGVYDYGPQRSSWMCSLVTNWMGDAAFLKRVRTEMRRFNTMGDSTWCKGKVTRKYIKDRHALVDIEIWGENQRGEITTPGLATVILPSRDPNIPVHFDGGNLDLELPVVR; encoded by the coding sequence TGCGGCCGGAAGGTCCATATCTGCAGGATGCGACACCTGACACGCTGCGAAACTGGTGCAACGGTATCGGCGATCTGAACCCGCTCTATCGTGAGCAGGAATATGGTCGTAACTCCCGTTACGGTGGCCAGGTCGCTCACCCCATGTTTCCGATGGCGTTTGGATGGGTCGGTCGCACGCGCTGGGGCTTACCGGGCGTCCACGGCTTTTATGCAGGAAATGACTGGGAACTGTTTCGCCACATCCGCCCGGGGGATCGGATCAGCGCCATCGAGCGTGTCGTTGGCGTTGAGGAGAAAGAGAGCAAATTTTCCGGGCGTCTTGTCTTGCAATATGTCGAAGCAAGTTACAGCAACCAGCGTGGCGAACTTGTCGCACGGGCGCTCGGGACATGCACTCGCCATGAGCGAAAGGCCGCGCGGGATGCGGGAAAATACAAGGACATCGTGACCCACGAATACTCGGGCGAGGAGTTCGAGCAAATTGATGAGGCGATCCTTCGTGAAGAAGCCCGCATTCGTGGCGCCAATGTCCGCTACTGGGAAGATGTCGCCGAAGGCGAGCAACTTGACCCCATCGTCCGCGGGCCGCTGTCTCTAATGGACACGATGGGTTTCCTTGTGGGTTGCGGTCGTGGCCATACCCATGGCGTCGTCTTCAAAGCAGCGATGAAGCATCCAGGCCATTTCTTCCGTAATCCTGAGGCAGGTGGCGGTATCGAATATACCGGTATCGGCCACCATCGTGAATCGACGGCGAAAGAGGTCGGGGTTCCAGGCGTATACGACTACGGTCCGCAGCGTTCATCCTGGATGTGTTCTCTTGTCACCAACTGGATGGGCGATGCCGCCTTCCTTAAGCGGGTCCGCACCGAGATGCGCCGGTTCAATACGATGGGCGACTCTACCTGGTGCAAGGGCAAAGTGACGCGCAAATACATCAAGGATCGCCACGCCCTTGTTGATATCGAGATATGGGGCGAGAACCAGCGCGGAGAGATAACCACGCCTGGTCTGGCAACGGTTATCCTGCCGAGCCGGGACCCGAACATTCCCGTTCACTTTGATGGGGGAAATCTCGATCTCGAGCTTCCGGTCGTCCGGTAA
- a CDS encoding CoA transferase, whose amino-acid sequence MDTSLPLSGIRCVEHSTSVAAAYAGRLLAAMGAEVILIEPQEGSPLRREPPFLGPKSEESAIFAYLCAGKRSVTIDLDTECGMRELSVMLETSDILIEDIAMADKRRRGVDPEVVAATLPNLVHLSVLPFGSYGSKSGWAGSELNLIHSSGEGFLLPNGLSASLFPDRPPLKIAGHFAEMQGGIAGALSALAAVWSGKGQYVDVSIQDANLAVGAFTVQRYGDGSLEHRLTRSFRYGGVIECRDGYVELLTLEQRQWHGLVELMGYPEWAQDAALEDAVIRSQRGDLINQEIRKWAARYPVDEIVAAAQRLGVPMARYNTPEQILSGQHEEARGLFSSIERADGGVCRIQSAPFRFGPDPLPAISWPAMREANVASTSENAAAPSEKMFWKEQA is encoded by the coding sequence ATGGATACGTCGCTTCCGCTTTCGGGTATTCGATGCGTCGAACACTCAACCAGTGTCGCCGCAGCCTACGCTGGACGTCTTTTGGCGGCGATGGGGGCTGAGGTTATCCTGATCGAACCACAGGAGGGCTCGCCGTTAAGACGCGAGCCCCCATTCCTCGGCCCCAAAAGCGAAGAGAGTGCCATCTTTGCATACCTTTGCGCCGGCAAGCGCTCTGTCACGATCGATCTCGATACGGAGTGCGGGATGCGGGAACTGAGTGTCATGCTCGAGACGTCGGACATTCTGATCGAGGATATTGCCATGGCCGACAAAAGGCGGAGGGGCGTCGATCCGGAAGTCGTCGCTGCAACTCTGCCGAACCTCGTTCATCTCTCGGTCCTGCCGTTCGGATCCTACGGGTCGAAATCTGGTTGGGCCGGGAGCGAACTAAATCTCATCCATTCGTCAGGAGAAGGATTTCTTTTGCCGAATGGTCTTTCCGCCTCACTCTTTCCCGATCGCCCACCTTTGAAGATTGCGGGTCATTTTGCCGAGATGCAGGGCGGTATTGCTGGTGCACTGAGCGCTCTTGCCGCGGTTTGGAGTGGGAAGGGGCAGTATGTCGATGTCTCCATTCAAGATGCCAATTTGGCTGTCGGCGCGTTTACTGTCCAGCGTTACGGAGACGGGTCCCTCGAGCACCGTCTGACGCGCTCTTTCCGTTATGGCGGGGTAATTGAGTGCCGGGACGGATATGTCGAACTGCTTACGCTCGAGCAGCGGCAGTGGCACGGGCTGGTCGAACTGATGGGATATCCCGAATGGGCTCAGGACGCGGCCCTGGAAGACGCCGTCATCCGCAGTCAACGGGGAGACCTCATCAATCAGGAAATTCGAAAATGGGCCGCGCGATATCCGGTCGATGAGATTGTTGCCGCCGCGCAGCGCCTTGGTGTCCCTATGGCCCGATACAATACGCCGGAACAGATCCTTTCAGGGCAGCACGAAGAGGCGCGAGGTTTGTTCTCGTCGATTGAGCGCGCCGATGGTGGCGTGTGCCGAATTCAGTCGGCACCATTCCGATTTGGGCCAGATCCGCTTCCGGCAATATCCTGGCCCGCGATGCGAGAAGCGAACGTGGCTTCCACAAGCGAAAATGCCGCCGCTCCAAGTGAAAAGATGTTCTGGAAGGAGCAGGCATGA
- a CDS encoding acyl-CoA dehydrogenase has translation MLADPAVSMDDAAVGAVGRTERRFALIDPDRVAALASTLDLPSAPSAGDPLPAAWHWIFFNPFVRRSEVGHDGHPKTGGFLPDVGLPRRMWAGGRLRYRAPLPIGGKAERISEIISVTPKSGKAGRLVFVSVRHRVMHGETLCIEEEQDLVYREPPQFGALPPAVQLAAQAALWSRRIEPDPVLLFRYSALTSNGHRIHYDTPYAQEVEGYPDLVVHGPLISSLLQELAQTVRPERRLVRFDFRAVSPLFVSAPFHLEGAETADKDVLAFWAKGPEDNLAMTAEAEFE, from the coding sequence ATGTTAGCAGATCCGGCAGTCAGCATGGATGACGCGGCTGTGGGGGCCGTCGGTCGTACCGAAAGACGCTTCGCCCTGATTGATCCAGACCGCGTTGCAGCCCTTGCCAGCACACTCGATCTTCCATCGGCGCCCAGCGCCGGTGACCCTCTCCCTGCCGCGTGGCACTGGATTTTCTTCAATCCTTTCGTTCGCCGAAGCGAGGTGGGACACGATGGCCACCCGAAAACAGGTGGATTTCTGCCTGATGTTGGGCTCCCGCGGCGCATGTGGGCAGGCGGACGATTGAGGTACCGCGCGCCCTTGCCGATCGGAGGAAAGGCCGAACGAATAAGCGAGATTATCAGCGTGACACCCAAGTCCGGCAAGGCGGGACGGCTTGTTTTCGTTTCGGTCCGTCATCGGGTGATGCACGGAGAAACCCTCTGCATAGAGGAAGAACAGGATCTCGTTTATCGCGAGCCGCCACAGTTTGGTGCTTTGCCGCCCGCAGTTCAACTTGCAGCACAGGCTGCGCTATGGTCACGGCGTATAGAGCCAGATCCAGTCCTGCTCTTCAGATATTCCGCTTTGACATCCAACGGTCATAGAATTCACTACGACACGCCATATGCGCAGGAGGTGGAAGGGTATCCGGACCTCGTCGTGCACGGACCGTTGATTTCAAGCCTGCTTCAGGAACTGGCACAAACCGTCAGGCCGGAACGACGTCTTGTGCGGTTCGATTTCCGGGCCGTCTCTCCACTGTTTGTGAGCGCTCCGTTTCATCTGGAAGGCGCCGAAACGGCAGACAAGGATGTCTTGGCGTTTTGGGCGAAGGGACCTGAGGACAATCTTGCGATGACGGCGGAGGCTGAGTTCGAATGA
- a CDS encoding CoA transferase, protein MKPLEGVTIADFTVHAAGPFCTHMLSQLGAQCIKIESALRPDIFRKPHAVYGRNGPASFDQVASNKLSVRLNMKHPEGVALAKRLVAVSDVAAESFRAGVMTRLGLGYAALKEVKRDIVMVSVSSSGQTGPDSHFAGYAPLFGAWGGLGYLSGYSDGPPMEMRHVMDHSVGLNAALATVAALHQRRRTGQGSHVDVAAREVASSLVGDTLMSVSAGGHVERLGNDDYRMSPHGLYPTDQPDRWLSIAVASECQWRALAEHAGLTHLLEDPRFSSPEPRHANRRELDIALKEWSVVQNADASAFALQRLGVPAHVSFNTRDLVHDHHLRERGAIVDVDGNEGERRAAVGFPARFSVSEPATIERGTPKLGEHESFVYGELLKMSQREIDGLVERQIIF, encoded by the coding sequence ATGAAACCTCTTGAAGGCGTAACGATCGCTGATTTCACGGTACATGCTGCCGGACCCTTCTGCACTCATATGCTTTCGCAACTTGGCGCTCAGTGCATCAAGATCGAGAGCGCCTTGCGGCCAGACATTTTCCGCAAGCCGCATGCGGTTTACGGACGAAACGGGCCAGCAAGCTTCGACCAGGTGGCGTCGAACAAACTGTCTGTAAGATTGAACATGAAGCATCCGGAAGGGGTTGCTCTGGCAAAAAGACTGGTCGCAGTTTCGGACGTGGCAGCGGAAAGCTTTCGGGCAGGTGTGATGACCAGGCTGGGGCTCGGTTATGCTGCTCTGAAAGAGGTGAAGCGCGATATTGTGATGGTCTCTGTGTCCTCATCCGGACAGACGGGGCCAGATTCACACTTTGCAGGTTACGCGCCGCTTTTTGGTGCATGGGGCGGTCTTGGTTACCTTTCCGGCTACAGTGACGGTCCGCCGATGGAAATGCGTCACGTCATGGACCATTCGGTGGGATTGAATGCTGCGCTCGCAACGGTCGCGGCACTTCATCAAAGGCGGCGAACGGGCCAAGGGTCTCATGTCGACGTTGCTGCTCGAGAGGTCGCATCGTCGCTTGTAGGAGACACCCTTATGTCGGTCTCTGCAGGAGGTCACGTCGAAAGGCTGGGCAACGACGACTATCGGATGTCTCCCCATGGGCTTTATCCGACAGACCAGCCAGACCGGTGGCTCAGTATTGCCGTCGCCAGCGAATGCCAATGGCGTGCGCTGGCGGAACATGCCGGGCTCACACACCTTCTGGAAGATCCACGCTTTTCCAGCCCTGAGCCCCGTCATGCAAACCGGAGGGAACTGGACATCGCGCTCAAGGAATGGAGTGTCGTGCAGAACGCAGACGCTTCTGCTTTCGCCCTTCAACGCCTCGGCGTCCCCGCTCATGTGTCCTTTAACACACGCGATCTTGTGCACGATCATCACCTGCGCGAGCGTGGAGCAATCGTTGACGTCGACGGCAATGAAGGAGAACGACGGGCTGCCGTCGGTTTCCCCGCCCGGTTTTCCGTAAGCGAGCCTGCAACGATAGAGAGGGGGACCCCGAAACTCGGCGAGCATGAAAGCTTCGTCTATGGCGAGCTTCTCAAGATGTCGCAGCGCGAAATCGACGGACTGGTTGAGCGGCAAATCATTTTTTGA
- a CDS encoding CoA ester lyase, with amino-acid sequence MTESASENSCQTGVARTYLFVPGNRPDRFEKAEASGADRIIIDLEDAVAPSEKDDARVAMSQWLRGGHASVVRVNGADSFWFDADLSAVATVSSAEVMLPKADLVSLKQVLHYLVDRPVIALIETAQGLQQVNEIARMKGVSRIAFGNIDFSTDARLPVASPALDHARFQIAMASRCTDLPPPIDGVTVSLDTDIDLLADLRRAVDFGFGGKLCIHPKQVSAANTLLRPSADDIAWARTVMAAVEMAGDNVIQLDGKMIDRPVVQRAAHILRQCSAEENMTKVHRGL; translated from the coding sequence ATGACTGAAAGTGCGTCTGAAAATTCGTGTCAGACAGGCGTGGCCAGGACGTATCTTTTCGTTCCTGGCAATCGACCTGATCGGTTCGAGAAGGCAGAGGCTTCAGGAGCGGATCGGATCATTATCGACCTGGAAGACGCGGTGGCTCCAAGCGAAAAAGATGACGCTCGGGTCGCCATGAGCCAATGGTTGAGAGGCGGGCATGCGAGCGTTGTCCGCGTCAACGGTGCCGATAGTTTCTGGTTTGACGCCGATCTTTCTGCGGTCGCGACTGTTTCGTCGGCCGAGGTCATGTTGCCAAAAGCGGATTTGGTATCTCTAAAGCAGGTTCTCCACTACCTTGTGGACCGTCCCGTGATTGCTCTGATCGAGACGGCGCAAGGTCTGCAGCAGGTGAACGAAATTGCGAGGATGAAGGGCGTGTCTCGCATAGCGTTCGGCAATATTGATTTCAGTACGGATGCGCGGCTCCCGGTGGCAAGTCCAGCGTTGGATCACGCGCGGTTCCAGATTGCGATGGCGTCACGTTGCACAGACTTGCCGCCGCCAATCGACGGCGTCACCGTATCTTTAGACACCGATATCGATCTGCTCGCAGATCTCAGACGAGCAGTTGATTTCGGATTCGGAGGAAAGCTGTGCATCCATCCGAAGCAAGTCTCTGCCGCAAATACTCTTTTGCGACCGAGCGCGGATGACATTGCCTGGGCAAGGACCGTTATGGCGGCCGTGGAAATGGCCGGGGATAATGTGATCCAGCTCGACGGCAAGATGATTGACCGACCCGTTGTCCAAAGGGCAGCGCATATCCTCAGACAGTGTTCCGCCGAAGAAAACATGACGAAGGTGCACCGTGGTTTGTAA